From Cystobacter fuscus DSM 2262, one genomic window encodes:
- a CDS encoding discoidin domain-containing protein, with translation MGVDEVIRRLASTISVSAAVAGLCSVIPGVALAVPVSQANTTIFGPRVYVFDPTMPAADITGVANSVFTKLESAEFSTERYALLFKPGSYSVNFNVGYYTHVAGLGQSPDDVTINGGVNVNADWDNGNATRNFWRALENYSVVPANGQTQIAVSQAAPLRRLHIKGDLHLFDFDSNWNAGWASGGFLADSVVDGQVVPASQQQWLSRNSKWASWNNGVWNMVFVGVNNAPTGQFPNPPYTVIDRTPIIREKPYLYVNSAGQYAVFVPALQTNTQGVSWANGPTPGQALSIDQFYIARPETASAASINSALSQGKHLLFTPGVYQLNDTLRVNNANTVVLGIGLPTLIQTSGQPTISVADVDGVKIAGLLLEAGTVNSPSILEVGPAGSSKDHSANPTFLYDLTVRTGGAFAGRNDVGIKINSHHVVGDQLWLWRADHGAGAAWSTNPTKNGLVVNGNNVTIYGLFNEHHNEYQTVWNGNGGRVYFYQSEIPYDVPNQGSWMSKNGTVNGFASYKVADTVTTHEAWGLGVYSYFRDAAVKSENAIEAPNVQGVKFHNMTTIWLNGVAGSEITHVINGLGGRVYANSPAEAMRQTLNEYSGTGTNPPTGDTQAPTVPGSLKVASSTSTQVSLSWTASTDNVGVAAYDIYRSGSLVGSSTTTSYTDSGLAASTAYSYTVKARDAAGNASAASNTVSVTTPPGGSTGTALPRTGWTATSSPTSGEPASALLDGSMSTRWTTGAPMANGQSLTVDMQSAKTFTKIVMDSTGSDSDYARGYQVFVSSDGANWGSAIATGTGTGPVITVTFTARTARYIRVVQTGTNSSWWSMREFNVYN, from the coding sequence ATGGGAGTAGATGAAGTGATCAGAAGACTCGCATCAACGATTTCCGTATCGGCCGCCGTCGCGGGGTTGTGCTCGGTCATTCCTGGGGTCGCGCTGGCGGTGCCGGTCTCCCAGGCAAACACAACCATCTTTGGTCCCCGGGTCTATGTGTTCGATCCGACCATGCCGGCCGCCGACATCACGGGGGTCGCCAACTCCGTTTTCACCAAGCTGGAGTCCGCGGAGTTCAGCACGGAGCGGTACGCGCTGCTCTTCAAGCCGGGGTCGTACAGCGTCAACTTCAACGTGGGTTATTACACCCACGTGGCCGGTCTGGGACAAAGCCCCGATGACGTGACCATCAACGGAGGGGTGAACGTCAACGCGGACTGGGACAACGGCAACGCGACGCGCAACTTCTGGCGGGCCCTCGAGAACTACTCGGTGGTTCCGGCCAACGGTCAGACGCAGATCGCCGTGTCGCAGGCCGCTCCCCTGCGCCGCTTGCACATCAAGGGCGACCTGCATCTGTTCGACTTCGATTCCAACTGGAACGCCGGCTGGGCCAGCGGCGGCTTCCTCGCCGACTCCGTCGTGGACGGTCAGGTCGTTCCCGCGTCGCAGCAGCAGTGGCTCTCGCGCAACAGCAAGTGGGCGAGCTGGAACAACGGCGTGTGGAACATGGTCTTCGTGGGCGTCAACAACGCGCCGACGGGACAGTTCCCGAATCCGCCCTACACGGTCATCGACCGGACGCCCATCATCCGGGAGAAGCCCTACCTCTACGTCAACAGCGCCGGGCAGTACGCCGTGTTCGTCCCGGCCCTGCAGACGAATACCCAGGGCGTGAGCTGGGCGAACGGCCCCACGCCGGGTCAGGCCCTCTCCATTGATCAGTTCTACATCGCGCGTCCGGAGACGGCCAGCGCCGCGAGCATCAACAGCGCGCTCAGCCAGGGCAAGCACCTCCTGTTCACCCCGGGCGTCTATCAGCTCAATGACACGCTGCGCGTCAACAATGCCAACACCGTGGTGCTGGGCATCGGCCTTCCCACGCTGATTCAAACCAGCGGACAGCCGACCATCTCGGTCGCCGACGTGGACGGCGTGAAGATCGCCGGCCTGTTGCTCGAGGCCGGTACGGTCAACTCGCCCTCCATCCTGGAGGTCGGGCCGGCGGGCAGCTCGAAGGACCACTCGGCCAACCCCACCTTCCTCTATGATCTCACCGTTCGCACCGGTGGCGCGTTCGCTGGCAGGAATGACGTGGGCATCAAGATCAACAGCCACCACGTCGTGGGCGATCAGCTCTGGCTGTGGCGCGCGGATCACGGCGCGGGCGCCGCGTGGTCCACCAATCCGACCAAGAACGGCCTCGTCGTCAATGGCAACAACGTCACCATCTACGGCCTCTTCAACGAGCACCACAACGAGTACCAGACGGTGTGGAATGGCAATGGCGGCCGGGTGTACTTCTACCAGTCCGAGATTCCCTACGACGTCCCCAACCAGGGCTCGTGGATGAGCAAGAATGGCACGGTGAACGGCTTCGCCTCGTACAAGGTCGCCGACACCGTCACCACCCACGAGGCGTGGGGCCTGGGCGTGTACTCCTACTTCCGCGACGCGGCCGTGAAGTCGGAGAACGCCATCGAGGCGCCCAACGTCCAGGGCGTCAAGTTCCACAACATGACGACCATCTGGCTCAATGGCGTCGCCGGAAGTGAAATCACCCACGTCATCAACGGGCTCGGTGGCCGCGTCTACGCGAACTCTCCCGCCGAGGCCATGCGGCAGACCCTCAACGAGTACTCGGGCACGGGCACGAATCCTCCGACGGGTGATACCCAGGCGCCCACCGTTCCGGGCAGCCTGAAGGTGGCCTCGTCGACGAGCACCCAGGTTTCCCTGAGCTGGACGGCCTCGACGGACAACGTGGGCGTCGCCGCCTATGACATCTACCGCTCCGGCAGCCTCGTCGGCTCCTCGACCACGACCTCGTACACCGACTCGGGTCTGGCGGCCTCGACGGCCTACAGCTACACGGTGAAGGCGCGCGACGCGGCCGGCAATGCCTCGGCGGCGAGCAACACCGTGAGCGTCACCACGCCGCCGGGCGGCTCCACGGGCACGGCGCTGCCGCGGACCGGCTGGACGGCCACCTCGTCGCCGACGAGCGGCGAGCCCGCGTCGGCCCTGCTGGATGGCAGCATGTCCACGCGCTGGACCACGGGAGCGCCCATGGCCAACGGCCAGTCGCTGACGGTGGACATGCAGTCGGCGAAGACCTTCACCAAGATCGTCATGGACTCCACCGGCAGCGACTCGGACTACGCCCGCGGCTATCAGGTCTTCGTGTCGAGCGATGGCGCGAACTGGGGCAGCGCGATCGCCACCGGCACGGGCACCGGGCCGGTCATCACCGTCACCTTCACGGCGCGCACCGCCCGCTACATCCGGGTGGTGCAGACCGGCACGAACTCGAGCTGGTGGTCCATGCGCGAGTTCAACGTGTACAACTAG
- a CDS encoding serine/threonine-protein kinase, which yields MSPRSQDSARYEEELHCALVEGIVTRDQVESLREEALRLERSPLELLLERGLLSPETLSSMRERTEEPPDTGERDTPVEAPPTQRPGSSSPDSPSPSEPVFPLPNWDRYQAVRFLGQGGMGQVFLAYDPRLRRNVALKFVRDGAPDLAQRFLSEARAQARVHHERVCEMYEVGEIQGRAFIAMQFVNGRHLGQLARELTLEQKLLVLRDVAEGVHAAHRAGLIHRDIKPSNILVERAEDGGLKPYVMDFGLARDWHAEHTATGDVLGTPHYMAPEQARGEVGKLDRRVDVYSLGATLYQVLTGVPPFSAGNALELLSRIQTEEPRPPRQHEADIPLDVEAIVLKCLEKERSARYDSARALAEDLERFLSGEPVHARRAGPGYRLGKKLRKHRLVVGLGSLALTGVLLALGQAALTRREVALRERLAQRFTERVERIEAQARYSALSPLHDTRPDRRALREGMKALEEDIRLGGAAAEAPGHYAVGRTLLALGDTEGALARLESAWKGGYHEARVAYALALALGQLYQEQLKEVEWMKDAAQREARRRELEQRYRDPALAYLKQSDGTEAPSPHYVAALLAFHEGRHEQALKELETMGTTHPWFHEAPLLRGDILQARAFQRRNQGDRAGTRTDLEAALAAYTTAATIGESDPSVHRALASLHLGSLILQLYGPGEIQPHEERGMEALSHALTADPEDIKSQVQRALFLFRMAEFRMQKGGEVLPLLEEGLAAARTALSLSPGDNQAQETLGHLLRLWARYRQEHGEDPREQLRQAVGAFERVTPKGRDYTFQVELGQVFKVWADYEEQSGGESLGPRDRAIQAFLAATTLDAKRPEGWVNLGTAYFKRATHARALDADGDLERASEALERARSIDAGNPVPYYYGAQVHEWRARRMYNRDGDTEPDQQLERAIALYRQGLAINTRLAQLHNALGGALLLRAERTWEKGGNAFPLLDEAQAAFEQARTMAPQQGFAYNNLGEVYAQRALYLLRRDEDPSASVKAALEHYAHALERIPKQAQFRANLAKVHHTQAVWALEQGKDPGPSIDRASEALKQALELNPRMGYALHYQGELQAVRARWLARREQARGTDFEQAVRFFQQAIEENPEWQESSLLATGLLSQDWAAWLARTGADPLPVLREGLRRLDQLLAAHPHHAQAHAVRAHLMLTFAKRLDSPQEREARGSEARKELDLALALNPNLSPEWAPRAVRAE from the coding sequence GTGAGCCCACGAAGCCAGGACTCGGCCCGATACGAGGAAGAACTCCACTGCGCGCTGGTCGAGGGCATCGTCACCCGCGACCAGGTGGAGTCCCTGCGCGAGGAGGCGCTGCGCCTGGAGCGCAGCCCCCTGGAGTTGCTGCTCGAGCGCGGCCTGCTCTCCCCGGAGACCCTGTCCTCGATGCGCGAGCGCACGGAGGAGCCGCCCGACACGGGTGAGCGGGACACCCCCGTCGAGGCGCCTCCCACCCAGCGGCCGGGCTCCTCCTCGCCTGACTCGCCCTCGCCCTCCGAGCCCGTGTTCCCCCTGCCCAACTGGGACCGCTACCAGGCGGTGCGCTTCCTCGGCCAGGGCGGCATGGGCCAGGTCTTCCTCGCCTATGATCCCCGGCTGCGCCGCAACGTGGCCCTCAAGTTCGTGCGCGATGGCGCGCCCGACCTCGCCCAGCGCTTCCTGTCCGAGGCACGTGCCCAGGCGCGCGTCCACCACGAGCGCGTGTGCGAGATGTACGAGGTGGGAGAGATTCAGGGCCGGGCGTTCATCGCCATGCAGTTCGTGAACGGGCGCCACCTGGGCCAGCTCGCCCGCGAGCTCACCCTGGAGCAGAAGCTGCTCGTCCTGCGCGACGTGGCCGAGGGCGTCCATGCCGCCCACCGCGCCGGCCTCATCCACCGCGACATCAAGCCCTCCAACATCCTCGTCGAGCGCGCCGAGGACGGGGGCCTCAAGCCCTATGTCATGGACTTCGGCCTCGCGCGCGACTGGCACGCGGAGCACACGGCCACGGGTGACGTGCTCGGCACGCCGCACTACATGGCGCCCGAGCAGGCCCGGGGCGAGGTGGGCAAGCTGGACCGGCGGGTGGACGTCTACAGCCTGGGCGCCACGCTCTACCAGGTGCTCACGGGCGTGCCCCCCTTCTCCGCGGGCAATGCCCTGGAGCTGCTCAGCCGCATCCAGACCGAGGAGCCCCGCCCGCCGCGGCAGCACGAGGCCGACATCCCCCTGGACGTGGAGGCCATCGTCCTCAAGTGCCTGGAGAAGGAGCGCTCGGCGCGCTACGACTCGGCACGCGCCCTCGCCGAGGACCTGGAGCGCTTCCTCTCCGGAGAGCCCGTGCACGCGCGGCGCGCGGGGCCCGGCTACCGGTTGGGCAAGAAGCTGCGCAAGCACCGGCTCGTGGTGGGCCTGGGCTCCCTGGCGCTCACGGGCGTGCTCCTGGCGCTGGGCCAGGCGGCGCTCACCCGCCGCGAGGTGGCCCTGCGCGAGCGCCTCGCCCAGCGCTTCACCGAGCGCGTGGAGCGCATCGAGGCCCAGGCACGCTACTCGGCGCTCTCGCCCCTTCACGACACGCGCCCCGACCGGCGCGCCCTGCGCGAGGGGATGAAGGCGTTGGAGGAGGACATCCGCCTGGGAGGCGCGGCGGCCGAGGCACCGGGCCACTACGCCGTGGGACGCACCCTGCTCGCGCTGGGAGACACCGAGGGCGCCCTCGCGCGGCTCGAGTCCGCCTGGAAGGGTGGCTACCACGAGGCGCGCGTGGCCTATGCGCTCGCGCTCGCGCTGGGCCAGCTCTACCAGGAACAACTGAAGGAAGTGGAGTGGATGAAGGACGCCGCCCAGCGCGAGGCCCGCCGGCGGGAACTCGAGCAGCGCTACCGCGACCCCGCCCTCGCCTATCTCAAGCAGAGCGACGGGACCGAGGCCCCCTCCCCTCACTACGTGGCGGCGCTCCTGGCCTTCCACGAGGGACGGCACGAGCAGGCGCTGAAGGAACTGGAGACCATGGGCACCACGCACCCGTGGTTTCACGAGGCGCCCCTGCTGCGCGGCGACATCCTCCAGGCCCGAGCCTTCCAGCGGCGCAACCAAGGCGACCGCGCCGGAACACGGACCGACCTCGAGGCCGCCCTCGCGGCGTACACCACCGCCGCCACCATTGGCGAGAGCGATCCCTCCGTGCACCGGGCCCTGGCGTCACTGCACCTGGGCTCGCTGATCCTGCAACTCTACGGCCCGGGAGAGATCCAACCGCACGAGGAGCGGGGCATGGAGGCGCTCTCCCACGCGCTCACCGCCGACCCGGAGGACATCAAGTCCCAGGTACAGCGTGCGCTCTTCCTGTTCCGGATGGCCGAGTTCCGCATGCAGAAAGGCGGCGAGGTGTTGCCCCTGTTGGAAGAAGGGCTCGCCGCCGCGCGCACGGCCCTCTCGCTCTCGCCCGGGGACAACCAGGCCCAGGAGACACTCGGCCACCTGCTGCGCCTGTGGGCCCGCTACCGGCAGGAGCATGGGGAGGACCCCCGCGAGCAACTGCGCCAGGCCGTGGGCGCATTCGAGCGGGTGACGCCCAAGGGACGTGACTACACGTTCCAGGTCGAACTCGGCCAGGTCTTCAAGGTCTGGGCCGACTACGAGGAACAGAGCGGAGGCGAGTCCCTGGGCCCCCGGGACCGGGCGATCCAGGCATTCCTCGCGGCCACCACGCTCGACGCCAAACGCCCGGAGGGTTGGGTCAATCTGGGGACGGCGTACTTCAAGCGGGCCACCCATGCCCGGGCCCTGGACGCGGATGGCGACCTGGAGCGGGCGAGCGAGGCGCTCGAGCGAGCGCGAAGCATCGATGCGGGCAATCCCGTCCCCTACTACTACGGGGCCCAGGTGCACGAATGGCGGGCGCGGCGGATGTACAACCGCGACGGCGACACCGAGCCAGATCAGCAACTGGAACGAGCCATCGCGCTCTACCGCCAGGGTCTGGCCATCAACACCAGGCTCGCCCAGTTGCACAACGCCCTGGGCGGCGCGCTGCTGTTACGAGCGGAGCGGACCTGGGAGAAGGGAGGCAACGCCTTTCCCCTGCTCGACGAGGCCCAGGCGGCCTTCGAGCAGGCGCGGACCATGGCCCCCCAGCAGGGCTTCGCCTACAACAACCTGGGCGAGGTGTACGCGCAACGGGCGCTCTACCTGCTCCGGCGGGACGAGGACCCCTCCGCCAGCGTCAAGGCGGCCCTGGAGCACTACGCCCATGCCCTCGAGCGCATTCCCAAGCAGGCCCAGTTCCGGGCCAATCTGGCCAAGGTCCACCACACCCAGGCTGTCTGGGCGCTGGAGCAGGGAAAGGATCCGGGTCCCTCCATCGACCGGGCGTCAGAGGCATTGAAGCAAGCGCTCGAACTCAATCCCCGGATGGGCTACGCGCTGCACTACCAGGGCGAGCTCCAGGCGGTGCGCGCCCGTTGGCTCGCACGGAGGGAACAGGCGCGAGGCACGGACTTCGAGCAGGCCGTGCGCTTCTTCCAACAGGCCATCGAAGAGAACCCCGAGTGGCAGGAGAGCTCCCTGCTGGCCACGGGGCTGTTGAGCCAGGACTGGGCGGCATGGCTGGCGCGCACGGGAGCAGACCCCCTCCCGGTGCTGCGCGAGGGACTGCGGCGGTTGGATCAGCTGCTGGCCGCCCATCCCCACCATGCCCAGGCCCATGCGGTACGGGCTCATCTGATGCTGACGTTCGCCAAGAGGCTCGACTCCCCCCAGGAGCGCGAGGCGCGGGGGAGCGAGGCCCGGAAGGAGTTGGACCTGGCGCTCGCCCTCAACCCCAATCTCTCCCCGGAATGGGCCCCCCGCGCGGTGCGCGCTGAGTAG
- the bcp gene encoding thioredoxin-dependent thiol peroxidase, translated as MPIPQTGAPAPDFHLQDQDGHDVSLSRLRGRHVVLYFYPKDNTPGCTQEACDFRDEHSALTAAGAVVLGVSPDSTASHQKFAAKFSLPFPLLVDTDHQVCDAYGVWGEKSLYGRKFQGVTRATFLIDPEGRVARVWPKVKVAGHVQEVLQALEGGPEPEAAPAPARKKAAAKKSPASRR; from the coding sequence ATGCCCATTCCCCAGACCGGCGCCCCCGCTCCCGACTTCCACCTCCAGGACCAGGACGGTCATGACGTGTCGCTCTCGCGGCTGCGGGGTCGGCACGTGGTGCTCTACTTCTATCCCAAGGACAACACTCCGGGCTGTACACAGGAGGCGTGCGACTTCCGGGACGAGCACTCGGCGCTGACGGCCGCGGGGGCCGTGGTGCTGGGGGTGTCGCCGGATAGCACCGCGAGTCATCAGAAGTTCGCCGCGAAGTTCTCCCTGCCCTTCCCCCTGCTCGTGGACACGGATCACCAGGTCTGTGACGCCTATGGGGTGTGGGGCGAGAAGTCGCTGTATGGCCGCAAGTTCCAGGGCGTCACGCGCGCCACCTTCCTCATCGATCCAGAGGGGCGGGTGGCCCGTGTCTGGCCGAAGGTGAAGGTCGCGGGCCATGTCCAGGAGGTCCTCCAGGCGCTCGAGGGAGGGCCCGAGCCCGAGGCCGCTCCGGCACCCGCGCGCAAGAAGGCGGCGGCGAAGAAGTCTCCGGCGAGCCGCCGTTAG
- a CDS encoding sigma 54-interacting transcriptional regulator, which yields MKDKPFIDISTAATPRREREVAARPVPALTLIAHPTPHRAGERLLLEEVATGGSVLVSRVGPDFALPGATLGMPLADTFLSRKPLVFESAGPGRVRLRVQEGGTQVWVEDEPLAGAREFGPEELAVGVPLVLAERVVLLLHQTLSSEPVAQDSLGMVGHGPGMRRVREEISRVADLNVPVLIRGETGSGKELVARAIHQHSARRAKPFVSVNLGAIPKELAAAELFGARRGAYTGATQDREGFFRAAHGGTLFLDEVGEAQPEVQVMLLRALETGEVYPVGGHAPVAVNVRLITATDADLEARIRQGSFKAPLLHRLAGFEVQVPSLRERREDIGVLVYHFARQEMESLGEAHLLESAAAQTEPWLPSALAVRLVRFSWPGNVRQLRNLTRQLVIGGRGQGGLRASPRLEQELDSSASSRPAPPGGSEGTRPAAESTPREPVGSRRKPSDVTDVELVEALRASAWDIKGAAERLGITRPSLYMLIDKSPSLRTAGDLSVEEISTCFRECGGDLDAMVRRLEVSKRGLQRRIRELGLDGD from the coding sequence ATGAAGGACAAGCCGTTCATCGACATCTCCACGGCCGCCACCCCCCGCCGCGAGCGTGAGGTGGCCGCGCGGCCCGTGCCGGCCCTCACCCTCATCGCCCATCCCACGCCCCACCGCGCGGGGGAGCGGCTGTTGCTCGAGGAGGTGGCCACCGGAGGCTCGGTGTTGGTGTCGCGCGTGGGTCCGGACTTCGCCCTGCCGGGCGCCACGCTGGGCATGCCGCTGGCCGACACGTTCCTGAGCCGCAAGCCCCTGGTGTTCGAGTCCGCGGGTCCGGGCCGCGTCCGGCTGCGTGTGCAGGAGGGTGGCACCCAGGTATGGGTGGAGGACGAGCCGCTCGCCGGGGCGCGTGAGTTCGGTCCCGAGGAGCTCGCCGTGGGGGTGCCGCTCGTGCTCGCCGAGCGTGTCGTGCTGCTGCTGCACCAGACGCTCTCCTCGGAGCCGGTGGCCCAGGACTCGCTGGGCATGGTGGGGCACGGGCCGGGCATGCGCCGGGTGCGCGAGGAGATCTCCCGCGTGGCCGACCTGAACGTGCCCGTGCTCATCCGCGGGGAGACGGGCTCGGGCAAGGAGCTGGTCGCCCGGGCCATCCACCAGCACAGCGCGCGCCGGGCCAAGCCCTTCGTCAGCGTCAACCTGGGGGCCATTCCCAAGGAGCTGGCCGCCGCCGAGTTGTTTGGCGCGAGGCGCGGCGCCTACACGGGGGCGACCCAGGATCGCGAGGGCTTCTTCCGGGCCGCCCATGGGGGCACGCTCTTCCTGGACGAGGTGGGCGAGGCGCAGCCCGAGGTCCAGGTGATGTTGCTGCGCGCCCTGGAGACGGGCGAGGTGTACCCGGTGGGCGGGCACGCGCCCGTGGCCGTCAACGTGCGGCTGATCACCGCCACGGACGCGGACCTGGAGGCGCGCATCCGCCAGGGCTCCTTCAAGGCGCCGCTGCTGCACCGGCTGGCGGGATTCGAGGTCCAGGTGCCTTCCCTGCGCGAGCGCCGCGAGGACATCGGCGTGCTCGTGTACCACTTCGCCCGGCAGGAGATGGAGTCGCTGGGGGAGGCCCATCTGCTGGAGTCCGCCGCCGCCCAGACCGAGCCCTGGCTCCCGTCCGCGCTGGCCGTCCGGCTCGTGCGCTTCTCCTGGCCCGGCAACGTGCGGCAGTTGCGCAACCTCACGCGCCAGCTCGTCATCGGCGGCCGGGGGCAGGGCGGGTTGAGGGCGAGCCCGCGCCTGGAGCAGGAGCTGGACTCCTCCGCCTCGTCCCGGCCCGCGCCTCCGGGCGGGTCCGAGGGGACGCGGCCCGCCGCGGAGTCCACGCCGCGCGAGCCCGTGGGTTCCCGGCGCAAGCCCTCCGACGTGACGGACGTGGAACTGGTGGAGGCCCTGCGCGCCAGCGCCTGGGACATCAAGGGCGCCGCCGAGCGGCTGGGCATCACCCGCCCCTCGCTCTACATGCTCATCGACAAGAGCCCCAGCCTGCGCACCGCGGGGGACCTGAGCGTGGAGGAGATCTCCACCTGCTTCCGCGAGTGCGGGGGCGACCTGGACGCGATGGTGCGGCGCCTCGAGGTGTCCAAGCGGGGGCTCCAGCGTCGCATCCGGGAGCTGGGCCTGGACGGCGACTGA